The DNA segment TCCGTCGTCGGCATGCATGACCTGGGCGTCGACTCCCCACTGGTCGCGTAGCCGGGCCGCCAGGACCAGGGCGAGCGGGGCGTGTACCCGGGCGCCGTACGGCGAGTGCAGCACGACCCGCCAGTCGCCCAGCTCGTCCCGGAACCGCTCGATGACCAGCGTCCGGTCGTCCGGGAGCTGGCCGATGGCGGCCTGCTGTTCGCTGAGATAGCCGAGCAGGTTGTCGACGGCCCAGTCGTCCATCCCGCTGCGCTGCAGCCGGTCTCGGGCTGCTGCCGCGGGCAGGCCGGCGACGTCTCGGACGTAACCGCCGATCGCCTGGCCCAGTTCGGCGGGCCGGCCGATGGCGTCGCCGTGCCAGAACGGCAGGCGTCCGGGCTGGCCAGGGGCCGGCGATACCAGCACGCGGTCGTGGGTGATGTCCTCGATCCGCCAGGAACTGGCGCCGAGGCTGAAGACGTCGCCGACCCGGGACTCGTAGACCATCTCTTCGTCGAGTTCACCGACACGGCTTGCCTTCTCGCCCACCAGGAATACCCCGAACAGTCCGCGGTCGGGGATGGTGCCGCCGCTGGTGACCGCGAGCCGCTGGGCACCGGGCCGGGTCGTTAACGTGCCGCCGATGCGGTCCCACACCAGGCGCGGTCGTAGCTCGGCGAACTCGTCCGCGGGATAGCGGCCGGACAGCATGTCCAGCACCGCGTCGTACGCCGACTGCGGAAGGGTGGCGAACGGCGCTGCCCGGCGGACGAGGGCGAGCAGCGCGTCCGCGTCCCAGTCGTCGACCGCGACGGCCGCCACGATGTGCTGGGACAGCACGTCCAGCGGGTTGCGTGGCATCCGCGTCGACTCGATGAGACCGGCGTCCATGCGTTCCACGACCACGGCGGTCTGGACGAGGTCGCCGCGGTACTTCGGGAACACCACGCCGCGGCTGACGGCTCCGACCTGGTGGCCGGCACGGCCGACCCGCTGCAGTCCGCTGGCGACGCTCGGCGGTGATTCCACCTGCACGACCAGGTCGATGGCCCCCATGTCGATGCCGAGTTCGAGGCTGCTGGTCGCCACGACAGCTGGGAGCCGGCCGGCCTTGAGGTCGTCCTCGATGAGAGCGCGTTGTTCCTTGCTCACCGATCCGTGATGGGCGCGGGCCAGCAGCGGGGCGGCGCCGCCGCTGGATCCGGCCTGGGCCATCACCGCCGCTGGCGCTCCGCGGGGGTCCAGGGTTTCCCCGCTGGCACGCTCGTGGGCGATCTCGTTGAGCCGGGCGGTCAGGCGTTCGGCGAGCCGTCGCGAGTTGGCGAACACCAGCGTCGAGCGGTGCGCCGCCACCAGGTCCACGACCCGTTCCTCGACGTGCGGCCAGATCGAGCTGCGGGCGGTGGCTCCGGCGGCCGGCCCCGTGTGGTCGAGCTCCTCGCCCAGTGCGCCCATGTCGGCGACCGGGACCTCGATGCGCAGCTGCACCTGCTTGTCCGCCGGCGGCGCCACGATGGTCAGGCCGCGTCCGGAGTCGTGGGAACCGGCACCGGCAAGGAAACGGGCGACCTCGTCGGGCGGGCGCACCGTCGCCGACAGGCCGATGCGTTGCGCCGGCCGGGCCAGCAGGGCGTCGAGCCGCTCCAGCGACACCGCCAGGTGCGCCCCGCGCTTGGTGCCGGCCACGGCGTGGACCTCGTCGAGAATCACTGTCTCGATGCCGCGCAACGACTCTCGTGCCTGCGAGGTCAGCAGCAGGAACAACGATTCCGGCGTGGTGATGAGGATGTCCGGCGGCCGGCGGACCTGCCGTGCCCGCTCGTTCGGCGGGGTGTCGCCGGTCCGGATCGCCACGGTGATGTCGGGTTCGGGAAGGCCGAGGCGGCTCGCTTCGCGCCGCAGGCCGGTCAGTGGGCTGCGCAGGTTGCGCTCCACGTCGACGGCCAGCGCCTTCAGCGGCGAGACGTACAGCACTCGGCAGCGGGCTCGGGCGTCGTCCGGGCGCGGCGTACTGGCGAGTCGGTCGACGGACCACAGGAAGGCGGCGAGTGTCTTGCCGCTGCCGGTCGGTGCCACGACCAACGTGTGGTCGCCCTGGCTGATCGCCGCCCACGCACCGATCTGGGCTGGCGTCGGAGCGGCAAACGCCGCGGCGAACCACGATCTCGTCGCCGCCCCGAAACCGGCCGCTTCCAGCGGGGAGGTCCCCGGGCCGGCAGCCGGTTGTGTCGCGCTCACGGTCGCCATCCTGGCCCAGCGGTCTGACGCCGGCCCGTCGCGATCATCGGGGGAGCACAGCAGCGAAGCGGCGGCCGCGAGCCGCCGGCGGGCGGGCGGTCGGGCAGGATGGCCGCGTGCGGTTGACCGAGTTCTGGGCCAGGCTCGAGGCGGCACTGGGCCCGTCGTACGCCCGGTCCTGGGCACACGACCACGTCGTCGCGGCGCTCGGCGGGCGCACGGTCGACGAGGCGCTGGATGCCGGGGTAGAGGCGAAAGCGGTCTGGCGGGCCGTCCACGCGGAGCTCGGCTTGCCGGCCCGGGACCGCTGACCCGATAGGAGCTGAGCCGGTAGCAGCCGACTCGGTAGCAGCAGCCGGGCCACCAGCCGCTGCGGCGTGTCGCTGTCATCGAACAGGTGTTCGTTCTAGGGTGAAGCTGTGGGTACGGCGCCCCCAGGGGTGTCGTGGCCGGCAGGGATGTCGGACCGCCGCCCTAGCGTGCGTCCGGCATCAATCGTTCTCGCCGAAGGAGCCCCTCATGGCTGCGACCCCTGACCGTTCCGTGGCCTCTCGGCCGAACGACAGAGAGAAGGCGCTGGATTCTGCGCTGGCGCAGATCGAGCGTCAGTTCGGCAAGGGTTCGGTGATGCGGCTGGGCGACGACGGCCGCGCTCCCATCGACGTCATTCCGACCGGTTCGATCGCCCTCGACGTCGCACTCGGGATCGGCGGTCTTCCGCGGGGCCGCATCATCGAGATCTATGGCCCGGAGTCGTCCGGCAAGACCACCGTCGCCCTGCACGCGATCGCCAACGTGCAGCGTTCCGGCGGGATCGCGGCCATGATCGACGCCGAGCACGCACTCGACCCGGAGTATGCCAAGAAGCTCGGTGTCGACCTCGACAGTCTCTATGTCTCGCAACCGGATACCGGCGAGCAGGCACTGGAGATCTGCGACACGCTCGTCCGATCGGGGGCGCTCGATCTCGTCGTCATCGACTCGGTTGCCGCTCTGGTTCCGCGAGCGGAGATCGAGGGCGAGATGGGCGACAGCCACGTCGGCCTGCACGCTCGTCTCATGAGTCAGGCGCTGCGCAAGATGGCCGGCGCGCTGAGCCAGACCAACACCGCGGCGATCTTCATCAATCAGCTGCGGGAGAAGATCGGCGTCATGTTCGGTTCGCCGGAGACGACGACCGGTGGCCGGGCCCTGAAGTTCTACGCCTCGGTTCGTCTCGACGTCCGGCGGATCGAGACGTTGAAGGGCGGGACCGAAGCGGTCGGCAACCGCACGCGCGTCAAGGTCGTGAAGAACAAGGTGAGTCCGCCGTTCAAGCAGGCGGAGTTCGACATTCTCTACGGCGAGGGGATTTCCCGTGAGGGGAGTCTGATCGACATGGGCGTCGACCACGGCATCGTGCGCAAGTCGGGCGCGTGGTTCACCTACGAAGGCGATCAGCTCGGCCAAGGCAAGGAAAACGCACGGACCTTCTTGCGAGACAATCCTGATCTGGCTGACGACATCGAGAAGCGGATCAAAGAAGCGCTGGGCATCGGTGCCCGTGTCGATGCTCCGGCAGTGGACTCGCCGGCACCGATCGACATCTGAATGTGAGTTCTGTCGACATCGCCGGGCGTACGCCGATGCCTGTCGACCAGCACGATGGCGGCGCCGCCGATCTGGAGGCGGCGGCGCGCACCATCGTGCTCCAGCGATTGACTGCGTCCGCGCAGACTCGGGCGCAGCTGGAGGCCACGCTGGCACGCCGCGGTGTGCGACCGGAGATCGCAAAGACGGTGCTGGACCGCCTGACCGAGGTCGGCCTGGTGGACGACGTGGCATTCGCTCACGCCTGGGTCCAGTCCCGGCATGCCGGCCGAGGGTTGTCGGCCCGGGCGTTGGAGCACGAACTGCGGCAGCGGGGTATCCCGCCGGAGGTCATCACCGAGGCCGTCGCCACAGTCGATTCGGCGGCCGAACGGCAACGGGCGGCCGACCTGGTCGCTCGCGTGATGCGCCGGACCGCGGGTTTGGCCGTCGATGTTCGCCGTCGCCGGCTCACCGCGATGCTGGCGCGCAAGGGCTATCCGCCCGCGGTCGCGTACGCCGTGGTCCACGCGGCCCTGCGCGGCCAGGAGTCTGTCGATGCGGAACTGGCCGATCCGGAGTTCGTCGACTGAGCGCAGCAGTCGGACTGATAGGCGCGGTACTGACAGGCGGGTTATTACAGGCGCGCTGCCAACAGGGAAGGGGCGCGCGGCGGTCGCCGGAGCGATGGCGTCAGGTGTCGGTGGAGTTCTCACCGAGCCGGGCCACGCCGCGCGCGAACGAATCGGCCAGCGCCGTGAAGGTCTGCAGGTCGTCAGTCGAGAAGTCGGCGACGATGCGCTCGATCACCGAAATCCTGGCGTCGGTGAGGGCGCGGACGGCATCCCGGCCCGCGTCGCTGAGCGATACGACAGTGCGTCGCCGGTCGTGGGGGTCGGCATTGCGGACGACCAGACCCTCCGCCTCGGCATCGGCGAGCAGCCGGCTCGCCGTCGATTGATCCAGTTGCATGGTGGCGGCCACGTCCTTGACCGAGATCGATGTTCCGGTTGCCGAGAGGTCGGCGATTTTCTGACAGGCCAGAAGCTTGGCCAGGTCGATCCGGCGTCCCAGGCGTTCGGCGATGTAGCTCTGAACCGGCGGCCGGGTGAACAGCAGTCGAAGTCCGTCCAGCACGTCGCCGAGCAGATTGACCGCAGCCAATCGTTCGGCCCGCTCCGTTCCCGCTTCGTCCGGTCCCGGCGCCTCGGGGTCGGTCGGCGCTTCCAACGTGGCGTCGACGGAACGCGCAGCTGACGTCTGCGGAGGACCGGCAGACGGACGGCTCGGGCGCTGCCACACTGGCGACGACGATTCGGTGCCCGCAGCACGCCGGACCGCCGGTGCGACGGGAGTCACCCCGGGCGGCCTGGGCAAGTCATTTGCATGTGCCACACATACACTCTAGCCTCGGCGATCACAGGTGGCGACCGGAGCCATCACTGAGGGGAGCACGCGCATGGGTGGGTTGTCACGGTGGGCGGTCCTGCACCCGAAGTCGGCGATCTTGGGGTGGTTCGTCCTCATGGTCGTCGTCTTCGTCGGTGGCGGGGCTGCGGCCGGCACGCTCAACGACTCGTTCAACCTTCCGGACACCGAGTCCACCACCGCCCAGACGTTGCTCGAGTCCAACGGCACCTCCCAGGCGGCGTTCGGCAACACCGCCAAGGTGGTGTTCTCGCCGTCCACCGGCACCGTGACCGACCCCGCGGTGGTCCAGCGGGTGACGACCCTCGCCAACGAGATCGCGGCCGTCCCCTCCGTCGAGTGTGTGCAGAACCCCTTGGGCCAGAACGTCGGCGCCAAGTGTGCGGCCGATTCCGGTGTGCCGGACCTGTCGAAGCTCACGCCGGCGCAGCAGGCCGAGGCAGCCAAGGCCCTCGCCGTCTTCTCGCCGATCAGCCCGGACAAGTCCGTCGGCTACCTGACCGTCGACTTCGCCGGAGCGGCTGAGGACGTTCCGGTCGATGACGCCACCAAGGTGCTCAACCTGGTCAAGGCGGCCAACGGATCCACCGTCGGCAACGCCACGCTGACCGTGGGCGCCAACGGTGACGTCCTCACCTTCGCCGGTCAGGAGCCGCCCAGCAGCGAACTCATCGGCATCCTGGTCGCGCTGATCATTCTGCTGTTCGCTTTTGGCTCCGTCGTCGGCGCGATTCTGCCGATCTTGTCGGCCACGATCTCGCTGAGCCTCGGCTTGGTCTTGGTCAACGTCGCAGCGCGTTGGCTCGACGTCGCGACCTTCGCGCCGATCCTCGCCTCGATGATCGGGCTCGGCGTCGGCATCGACTATTCGCTGTTCGTGATCAACCGGTTCCGGCAGGCACTCGACGTCGGCCGGACCTCGCGCGAGGCCGCGCTCGAGGCCGTCCGAACCGCAGGCCGCGCCGTCCAGTTCGCGG comes from the Actinomycetota bacterium genome and includes:
- a CDS encoding DUF3046 domain-containing protein — protein: MRLTEFWARLEAALGPSYARSWAHDHVVAALGGRTVDEALDAGVEAKAVWRAVHAELGLPARDR
- the recA gene encoding recombinase RecA codes for the protein MASRPNDREKALDSALAQIERQFGKGSVMRLGDDGRAPIDVIPTGSIALDVALGIGGLPRGRIIEIYGPESSGKTTVALHAIANVQRSGGIAAMIDAEHALDPEYAKKLGVDLDSLYVSQPDTGEQALEICDTLVRSGALDLVVIDSVAALVPRAEIEGEMGDSHVGLHARLMSQALRKMAGALSQTNTAAIFINQLREKIGVMFGSPETTTGGRALKFYASVRLDVRRIETLKGGTEAVGNRTRVKVVKNKVSPPFKQAEFDILYGEGISREGSLIDMGVDHGIVRKSGAWFTYEGDQLGQGKENARTFLRDNPDLADDIEKRIKEALGIGARVDAPAVDSPAPIDI
- a CDS encoding regulatory protein RecX; this translates as MPVDQHDGGAADLEAAARTIVLQRLTASAQTRAQLEATLARRGVRPEIAKTVLDRLTEVGLVDDVAFAHAWVQSRHAGRGLSARALEHELRQRGIPPEVITEAVATVDSAAERQRAADLVARVMRRTAGLAVDVRRRRLTAMLARKGYPPAVAYAVVHAALRGQESVDAELADPEFVD
- a CDS encoding MarR family transcriptional regulator gives rise to the protein MEAPTDPEAPGPDEAGTERAERLAAVNLLGDVLDGLRLLFTRPPVQSYIAERLGRRIDLAKLLACQKIADLSATGTSISVKDVAATMQLDQSTASRLLADAEAEGLVVRNADPHDRRRTVVSLSDAGRDAVRALTDARISVIERIVADFSTDDLQTFTALADSFARGVARLGENSTDT